The Candidatus Methylacidiphilales bacterium DNA segment GCGAATGCGCACTATGGTATTATTGGCTTTTGTAATACTCATTCCTTCAGCTTTGGTAGTGCGCTATCTAGTTGGCACATACCAAAATACTATTGAATTATATTTTTTCCAAACACTTGAGCTAGTGGTAGGTGGAGTCAATATTTATTTGCTTTTACGTAATATGTTTGACGGATTTATTTTAACTGGCCGGCGGCGTAATCATCAACTTCACAAAGAAAATTAACCAACGCTAGATCTTCGACGGTATTTCCAACCGTGTAGAGTAGCTGTTTGCTACATACTACGATGGATAAACATTTAGCTCTACTTAAAGCAACATTAATGCGATTACGGCTATACAAAAACTCAAGATCACGTGTAAGGTATTCAGCGCTTGAAGTGGCTAGTGAAATAATTGAAACCAGGGCTTCTTGGCCTTGAAATTTATCTATCGTGCCAATTCTTTCACGCGGTAAAAAACCAGCGAGACCGGCTTTTAAGGCAGCCACTTGTAGATTATAAGGAGTCACCACAAGAATATCTTGAGCGGTAATAGGCTTTTTTTCACCGTTATCAATATAGTTGTGTTGTAGCAACAAGCCGCAGATATGTTTGACTGCTTCAACTTCTTCAATACTCATTGCTGAACATTTCTGATGCTCAACATATCTAGTAGTTATTCCGTAGGGTTTAATTTCTGTTACAGAATTAGATTGTAAATAACGAAAGCTAGTAGAAGTATCACTAGACAACCGTCCTTCGTAGATAGAATCTGAAATAAACTTACAAAGCTCAGGGTGCATTCTATAGGTATTACTTAAAAATACCCCGTGAGTTGGTGGAATAGTATTATTATCTTCAAGGAGATAGCTCAACACTGAATCTGCAGTATGAGGCGGGTGAGAGCCTTTGCAGGGTTGGGAGAGTTGCATTTGATCTCCGAGAATTACTACTTGATTTGCAATGAGCGAAAGCACAATAGCATTAGCTATAGACATTTGCCCAGCCTCATCAATGAACAAATAATCAAATTGCAAATCAAAATTACTATCACTAAACGCCCAGACCGTGCCAGCGACTAACTGAATAGACGAATCTAACCCTGAACTACTTGGACGGGTTTCAAAATAATCGCTTTGAAACTCATCAAGGTTTTTAGATTCAATTTTAACACCAGCCACTTGCATTGAATGTTCTTGCAAGAGTTTTTCAACTGATTTAAATAAATTATTTATTGCTTTATGACTAAAGGCGCTGATCGCAACGCGTTTTTTTTTCGCAAGTAAGTCCACAATCAGCCTTGCGCCAGTATAAGTTTTGCCAGTACCGGGCGGACCTTGGATGACTAGATAACTATTGGTTAGGGAGTTTACTAATGTAGTAATTTCAGTTACAGTAGGTTTTTCAGAAACTAACCTTCCATCTGGATACCTGGGAGTTACTTTAGGTATGGCCCGAGCAAGCATATCATAGGTAGCATGATACTTTGTCGCAGGCGCATTACAATGATGATCGACAAACTCTACCAGCCTTTTAGATAATTTTTTATGACTGACAGGAGTACCTTTGCCTAGATCAAATTGTTCAGGGACCTCTCTGGTCGAACCTACGGTGAACTCAACAGTTTTTGTTTCAAGATCAAAAAATAAATTGGTGACACTAATTGGCCTTTGCTCAGGTTGAGTTGGGAAAATAACCAGAGAATCATTGGCATGAAGGGTACATTCTTGACTCGGAAAGGAACATGAATATCGTAATGATCTTTTCACTGGGGTTGTCTTTTTAATCTTCACGCCAGCGAGACATTCTGCGTCAGCAAAACGATCTTGACTTGACATAGAAATCCGTTCAAAGTAACTCCACCAATCAGCTTTTTCTTCACGACGATAAAAATCAAGTAGATTGGCAAGAAACTCATTAAGTTTATTTCCTCTTTCAGGTAGCTCTCTAAGTCTTGCCATCAACCAAGCAAGCTCCTCTTCCCAAGCGATGATCTTTGGTTTTTCTTGATCAGAAGACTCCGGAATTGATTGACGAAATGGTATGGTTTCAGGTTTTAGTGAG contains these protein-coding regions:
- a CDS encoding TM0106 family RecB-like putative nuclease produces the protein MRLRKGKLIFSASDLVDATSCPTLFEYKILNARREASAPVLPSSNHQSSLVIKKGLLHEKKYYASMQTSGESYLDITTLATNIETKVEKTIDAMHKGIGIIYQAEFQIGNKHGIVDFLKRIPGNSKFGPYQYEVWDTKFSKKEKAQYILQLLFYASLVSETQQQPVERVGVVFGDGKEIAYPTRDFASLVRHLTDHMEELSCVVAQTYPYACAKCQTCQYQAYCQSRWQTDQHVGLVAGIRVSQIKKLKEYEITTLQDLADCEVTNRIGIDPSTLHRLKEQARLQNVFQKTGTHTVELISMEEHALNQSVSGFQRLPSPDACDLYLDLEGFPFERLDYLWGLYKREHGQMVYQHWFAHDKEQEQQAFKEIVATIQSVFDENPNAHLYHYAPYEITALKRCMGTYAMAESVIDDWLRKGKLIDLYQVLRESIRTSEAGYSLKLIEHFYMGKREEQITGGLESVEIYDQYRESADITLLEQIRAYNERDVISTYKAHQWLLSLKPETIPFRQSIPESSDQEKPKIIAWEEELAWLMARLRELPERGNKLNEFLANLLDFYRREEKADWWSYFERISMSSQDRFADAECLAGVKIKKTTPVKRSLRYSCSFPSQECTLHANDSLVIFPTQPEQRPISVTNLFFDLETKTVEFTVGSTREVPEQFDLGKGTPVSHKKLSKRLVEFVDHHCNAPATKYHATYDMLARAIPKVTPRYPDGRLVSEKPTVTEITTLVNSLTNSYLVIQGPPGTGKTYTGARLIVDLLAKKKRVAISAFSHKAINNLFKSVEKLLQEHSMQVAGVKIESKNLDEFQSDYFETRPSSSGLDSSIQLVAGTVWAFSDSNFDLQFDYLFIDEAGQMSIANAIVLSLIANQVVILGDQMQLSQPCKGSHPPHTADSVLSYLLEDNNTIPPTHGVFLSNTYRMHPELCKFISDSIYEGRLSSDTSTSFRYLQSNSVTEIKPYGITTRYVEHQKCSAMSIEEVEAVKHICGLLLQHNYIDNGEKKPITAQDILVVTPYNLQVAALKAGLAGFLPRERIGTIDKFQGQEALVSIISLATSSAEYLTRDLEFLYSRNRINVALSRAKCLSIVVCSKQLLYTVGNTVEDLALVNFLCEVDDYAAGQLK